The Labeo rohita strain BAU-BD-2019 chromosome 19, IGBB_LRoh.1.0, whole genome shotgun sequence genome window below encodes:
- the tcf19l gene encoding transcription factor 19 yields MSSGVQPCFQLLRIGLSDTNNSNTHGNEPSDSVRDLYTFRPALAQCVFRLGRAAEVCDVTLESMIVSRIHAELHVEREADASGEESWKVQVKDRSSYGTWVNDIRLQQGVLREVFDGDTLTIGGQSGRASPEFYFLFQKVRVRPLDFDAITVPKAGSFSSDIKNRIRTCSDRKPDPALDISKLSINRATVILNSIGSLSKMNGSCWTFKKSENTSTLNAPAFTALAPPTTPPPFQAVGEISSKSVPPSSKSRRKSAHTVLLEDDSSDDPANRRDLEDGRRGQAKKRRRLYKSESEVFHPPLPKLEQNCRLQFDVSRHTGGSIFNMQPHRQFNHIVNISSHTKGNGISLTPLRQQKACLSGPGRRPRANSSPVYTTLGMESENYNMTSPSARMTKTEKARGVISRFQASTGRRRGRPRKHPLPQPSLPSPSSSSSSSSSSSSSSSSSSSEDEDEEVAVAQGVEPCAAAHCRLPQQDTVQWIQCDDCDAWYHLDCLPHNHNRDSLLFDPNADFHCGCHRARNR; encoded by the exons ATGTCGTCAGGAGTCCAGCCGTGTTTTCAGTTGTTGAGGATTGGATTGTCTGACACAAACAATAGTAACACTCATGGAAATGAGCCGTCAGACTCCGTACGTGACCTGTACACTTTCCGGCCCGCGCTGGCCCAGTGCGTGTTCCGTTTGGGACGCGCCGCGGAGGTGTGCGACGTCACTCTGGAATCCATGATTGTGTCCCGAATTCATGCAGAGCTCCATGTGGAAAGAGAAGCTGATGCCTCTGGAGAAGAGAGCTGGAAAGTGCAAGTAAAGGATCGCAGCAGCTatg gCACATGGGTAAATGACATTCGCCTCCAGCAAGGGGTCCTAAGGGAAGTCTTTGATGGTGACACGCTCACCATCGGCGGCCAATCAGGACGGGCTAGTCCAGAATTCTACTTCCTTTTCCAGAAAGTGCGGGTTCGCCCACTGGACTTTGATGCCATCACGGTGCCCAAAGCGGGTTCCTTCTCATCAGACATAAAAAACCGGATCAGAACGTGCTCGGACCGTAAACCGGACCCCGCCCTGGACATCTCAAAGCTGTCCATCAATCGGGCCACGGTCATCCTCAACTCCATCGGCAGCCTGAGCAAGATGAACGGCAGCTGCTGGACCTTCAAGAAGAGCGAAAATACGAGCACCTTAAATGCGCCGGCGTTCACCGCTTTGGCTCCGCCCACAACTCCGCCTCCTTTCCAGGCCGTCGGTGAGATTTCATCCAAGTCTGTCCCGCCGTCCTCTAAGAGCCGACGCAAGTCCGCCCACACGGTTCTGCTGGAGGACGACAGTTCGGACGATCCGGCGAACCGCAGAGACCTGGAGGACGGACGGAGGGGACAAGCGAAGAAAAGACGCCGGCTTTACAAATCAGAGTCTGAGGTGTTTCACCCCCCGCTACCCAAACTGGAGCAGAACTGCCGGTTACAGTTTGATGTGAGCAGACACACCGGCGGCAGCATTTTCAACATGCAACCACACAGGCAGTTCAATCATATCGTGAACATATCGAGTCACACCAAAGGCAACGGCATCAGTTTGACTCCCCTCCGCCAGCAGAAGGCCTGCTTGTCTGGTCCTGGCAGGAGGCCGAGGGCAAACAGCTCTCCCGTATACACCACCCTCGGGATGGAAAGTGAGAATTACAACATGACCTCCCCGTCAGCGAGGATGACTAAGACAGAGAAGGCGAGGGGAGTGATTTCTCGCTTTCAGGCCTCAACTGG TCGACGACGTGGAAGGCCTAGAAAACACCCGCTGCCACAGCCTTCCTTGCCGTCTccctcttcatcatcatcatctagctcctcctcttcctcctcctcttcgtCATCATCCTCTGAAGACGAAGATGAAGAGGTGGCGGTGGCTCAGGGCGTCGAACCCTGTGCCGCAGCACACTGTCGCCTCCCTCAGCAGGACACCGTGCAGTGGATTCAGTGTGATGACTGCGACGCCTGGTATCACCTCGACTGCTTACCACACAACCACAACCGAGACTCGCTGCTCTTCGACCCCAATGCAGACTTCCACTGCGGCTGCCACCGCGCCAGAAACCGCTGA